One Staphylococcus ratti DNA segment encodes these proteins:
- a CDS encoding DHH family phosphoesterase, with amino-acid sequence MKRQSVKKSLLLPFIFITLIAIASVGLSFFFSIVFGFIAAIALFIVLIICVFLFRWIFKKLDTYIENLSGKVTLASDRAIKNMPIGMIVLNQNDQIEWMNKFITDRTERNVISDPINEVYPNILKQLDKAKEIELTSNGYTYRVKYSKDEGILYFLDVTEEAEIKQAYEDEQPIIATLFLDNYDEITQNMNDTQRSEINSMVTRVISRWAQEHNVYFKRYSSDQFVAYLNRRILRELEATKFDILSQLREKSVGYRAQLTLSIGIGEGSENLIDLGEMSQSGLDLALGRGGDQVAIKSMHGNVRFYGGKTDPMEKRTRVRARVISHALKDILLEGDKVIVMGHTRPDLDAIGAAIGVTRFAMMNNLESYIVLNESDIDPTLRRVMDEIDQKPELKARFITSDEAWDMMTSKTTLVIVDTHKPEMVIDRDILNKANRKVVIDHHRRGEDFIANPLLIYMEPYASSTAELVTELLEYQTTEQRLTRLESTVMYAGIIVDTRNFTLRTGSRTFDAASYLRAHGADTILTQHFLKDDIDTYIKRTELIRTVDLQENGIAIAHGEENQIYHPVTVAQAADELLSLDGVKASYVIAKREGNLVGISARSLGEFNVQLTMEALGGGGHLTNAATQIEDVTVEEAIERLKVAIQEQIDRSDNA; translated from the coding sequence ATGAAACGTCAATCGGTAAAGAAATCGTTACTCCTACCTTTTATATTTATCACGTTAATTGCGATTGCAAGTGTTGGTTTGAGTTTTTTCTTTAGCATTGTTTTCGGTTTTATTGCGGCGATCGCGTTGTTTATTGTGTTAATTATTTGTGTTTTTCTATTTAGGTGGATTTTCAAAAAATTAGACACATATATAGAAAATTTAAGTGGCAAGGTGACGCTTGCAAGTGACCGTGCGATTAAAAATATGCCGATTGGAATGATTGTTTTAAATCAAAACGATCAAATTGAATGGATGAATAAATTTATTACGGATCGTACAGAGCGTAATGTAATTTCTGACCCTATTAATGAGGTATATCCTAATATTTTAAAACAACTCGACAAAGCGAAAGAAATTGAACTGACGAGCAATGGTTATACGTATCGAGTGAAGTATTCAAAAGATGAAGGTATCCTTTATTTTTTAGACGTCACAGAAGAAGCGGAAATCAAGCAAGCGTATGAGGATGAACAGCCGATTATCGCAACACTCTTTTTAGATAACTATGATGAAATCACTCAAAATATGAACGATACACAACGTTCTGAAATCAACTCTATGGTGACACGTGTGATTAGCCGTTGGGCACAAGAACATAACGTTTATTTTAAGCGTTACAGCTCTGATCAATTTGTCGCGTATTTAAATCGTCGCATATTGCGTGAATTAGAAGCGACGAAATTTGATATTTTAAGTCAATTACGTGAAAAAAGTGTAGGCTATCGCGCGCAACTGACATTAAGTATCGGTATTGGTGAAGGATCTGAAAATTTAATTGACCTTGGGGAAATGTCTCAATCTGGATTGGATTTAGCATTAGGTCGAGGCGGAGACCAAGTCGCGATTAAAAGTATGCATGGTAATGTGCGCTTTTACGGAGGGAAGACTGACCCGATGGAAAAACGTACGCGGGTAAGAGCGCGCGTAATTTCCCACGCGTTAAAAGACATTTTACTTGAAGGTGACAAAGTGATTGTCATGGGGCATACAAGACCGGATCTCGATGCGATTGGTGCTGCAATTGGTGTGACACGTTTTGCGATGATGAACAATCTCGAATCCTACATCGTTTTAAATGAATCAGACATCGACCCTACTTTGCGTCGTGTTATGGATGAGATTGACCAAAAGCCTGAGCTTAAAGCGCGTTTTATTACTTCAGATGAAGCTTGGGACATGATGACAAGCAAAACAACGTTAGTAATTGTTGATACACATAAACCAGAAATGGTTATTGATCGAGACATTTTAAATAAAGCTAACCGTAAAGTAGTGATAGACCATCATCGTCGTGGGGAAGATTTTATCGCAAATCCGTTGCTCATTTATATGGAACCGTACGCAAGCTCAACGGCGGAATTGGTGACAGAGTTGTTAGAATATCAAACGACAGAGCAACGTTTAACACGATTAGAATCGACCGTCATGTATGCAGGGATAATTGTCGATACGCGTAACTTTACATTACGTACAGGTTCGCGTACATTTGATGCGGCAAGTTATTTGCGTGCACATGGTGCAGATACAATTTTAACGCAACATTTCTTAAAAGATGATATCGATACGTACATTAAACGAACGGAGTTAATACGTACGGTAGACTTACAAGAAAATGGCATTGCAATTGCACATGGTGAAGAGAATCAAATCTATCATCCTGTGACCGTGGCGCAAGCTGCTGATGAATTATTAAGTTTAGATGGTGTGAAAGCGTCTTACGTAATTGCTAAGCGTGAAGGCAATCTTGTTGGTATTTCAGCGCGTTCGTTAGGTGAGTTTAACGTACAACTGACTATGGAAGCCCTCGGTGGAGGGGGCCATCTTACAAACGCTGCGACTCAAATTGAAGACGTCACAGTCGAAGAAGCCATCGAGCGATTAAAAGTAGCCATCCAAGAACAAATCGATAGGAGTGACAATGCATGA
- the rplI gene encoding 50S ribosomal protein L9: protein MKVIFTQDVKGKGKKGEVKDVPVGYANNFLIKNNYAVEATPGNLKKLEQQNKRIEKDKQQELEDAKALKAKLEELEVKVTAKSGESGKLFGSVSTKQIAEALNKQHGIKIDKRKMELSHGIQALGYTNVPVKLHKEVEGVIRVHTVEQ from the coding sequence ATGAAAGTAATTTTTACACAAGATGTTAAAGGTAAAGGGAAAAAAGGTGAAGTGAAAGACGTACCAGTTGGTTATGCAAATAACTTTTTAATCAAAAACAATTATGCAGTAGAAGCGACACCTGGTAATCTCAAAAAGTTAGAGCAACAAAATAAGCGTATTGAAAAAGATAAACAACAAGAACTTGAAGATGCAAAAGCTTTAAAAGCAAAGTTAGAAGAACTTGAAGTTAAAGTGACAGCGAAATCAGGTGAAAGTGGTAAATTATTTGGCTCAGTAAGCACAAAACAAATTGCTGAAGCTTTAAATAAGCAACACGGTATTAAAATTGATAAACGTAAAATGGAATTATCACACGGAATACAAGCGTTAGGCTATACGAATGTCCCTGTTAAACTTCATAAAGAAGTAGAAGGCGTGATTCGTGTGCATACTGTAGAACAATAA
- the dnaB gene encoding replicative DNA helicase, with protein sequence MDGMYEHQQMPHSNEAEQSVLGAIFLDPELMSSTQEILLPESFYRTAHQHIFRAMMNLNEDGNDIDIVTVLDRLTQDGVISESGGPQYLAEITSNVPTTRNIQYYTDVVFKNAVKRKLIHTADSIANDGYNEELDIDTVLNDAERRILELSSTRESDGFKDIRDVLGQVYDNAEALDQNSGQTPGIPTGYRDLDQMTAGFNRNDLIILAARPSVGKTAFALNIAQKVATNEDQYTVGIFSLEMGADQLATRMICSSGNVDSNRLRTGTMTEEDWNRFTVAVGKLSRTKIFIDDTPGIRITDLRSKCRRLKQEHGLDMIVIDYLQLIQGSGSRASDNRQQEVSEISRMLKGIARELECPVIALSQLSRGVEQRQDKRPMMSDIRESGSIEQDADIVAFLYRDDYYNRGDGEEDDDDSSFEPQTNDENGEIEIIIAKQRNGPTGTVKLHFMKQYNKFTDIDYAHADMG encoded by the coding sequence ATGGATGGAATGTATGAGCATCAACAAATGCCACATAGTAATGAAGCGGAACAATCCGTTTTAGGTGCGATATTTTTAGATCCTGAATTAATGTCATCCACCCAGGAAATATTGCTACCAGAGTCTTTTTATCGCACAGCGCATCAGCATATTTTCCGTGCGATGATGAACCTGAATGAAGATGGCAATGATATTGATATTGTGACAGTGCTAGACCGTCTTACACAGGACGGGGTCATCAGTGAATCTGGCGGACCACAATATCTTGCTGAAATCACGTCAAACGTGCCAACGACACGTAATATTCAATATTACACAGATGTTGTTTTCAAAAATGCTGTGAAGCGGAAGTTGATTCACACGGCAGATAGTATTGCGAATGACGGCTACAATGAAGAATTAGATATTGATACGGTTTTAAATGATGCTGAACGTCGTATATTGGAACTTTCATCGACACGTGAAAGTGACGGATTTAAAGATATTCGAGATGTTTTAGGTCAAGTATATGATAATGCTGAAGCACTTGATCAAAATAGTGGCCAGACACCAGGTATACCTACAGGTTATCGTGATTTAGACCAAATGACAGCTGGCTTTAACCGCAATGACTTGATTATTTTAGCGGCGCGTCCATCTGTAGGTAAAACAGCTTTTGCATTAAATATTGCGCAGAAAGTTGCCACAAACGAAGACCAATATACAGTCGGTATCTTTTCTCTTGAAATGGGTGCAGATCAACTGGCGACGCGTATGATTTGTAGTTCTGGAAACGTGGATTCAAACCGTTTACGTACAGGGACGATGACTGAAGAAGATTGGAATCGTTTTACGGTGGCAGTCGGTAAATTATCGCGTACTAAAATCTTTATCGATGATACACCAGGGATTCGCATTACGGATTTACGTTCGAAATGTCGTCGACTCAAGCAAGAGCACGGGCTTGATATGATTGTGATTGACTATCTTCAGTTAATTCAAGGCAGCGGCTCTCGTGCTTCTGACAACCGTCAACAAGAAGTATCGGAAATTTCACGTATGCTAAAAGGCATTGCACGTGAATTAGAATGTCCGGTCATTGCGTTAAGTCAGCTCTCTCGTGGTGTAGAGCAACGTCAAGACAAACGACCAATGATGAGTGATATTCGTGAATCAGGATCGATTGAGCAAGATGCTGATATCGTAGCCTTTTTATACCGTGATGACTACTATAATCGTGGTGATGGTGAAGAAGATGATGATGACAGTAGTTTTGAACCACAAACGAATGATGAAAATGGTGAAATTGAAATTATTATCGCAAAACAACGTAACGGCCCTACAGGTACTGTTAAACTTCACTTTATGAAACAATACAATAAATTTACAGATATTGATTATGCACATGCGGATATGGGTTAA
- a CDS encoding adenylosuccinate synthase — MSSIVVVGTQWGDEGKGKITDFLAEQADVITRFSGGNNAGHTIKFDGETYKLHLVPSGIFYKEKLSVIGNGVVVDPVALLKELDGLNERGIATDNLRISNRAHVILPYHLKQDELEEARRGDNKIGTTKKGIGPAYVDKAQRIGIRMADLLDKEIFEQRLKENLAYKNDYFQGMFKEAAPSFDEIFETYYAAGQRLAPYVTDTAKVLDDAFVADEKVLFEGAQGVMLDIDHGTYPFVTSSNPVAGNVTVGTGVGPTHVSKVVGVCKAYTSRVGDGPFPTELFNEEGHHIREVGREYGTTTGRPRRVGWFDSVVLRHSRRVSGITDLSINSIDVLTGLETVKICTAYELDGKEITEYPANLNDLKRCKPIFEELPGWTEDITGVRSLDELPDNARRYLERIAELCNVHISIFSVGPDRNQTNVVEALWG, encoded by the coding sequence ATGTCATCAATCGTAGTTGTTGGGACACAATGGGGAGACGAAGGTAAAGGAAAAATTACAGACTTTTTAGCAGAACAAGCAGATGTGATTACACGTTTTTCAGGCGGTAATAACGCAGGACATACTATTAAATTTGACGGTGAAACATACAAACTTCACTTAGTACCATCAGGTATTTTCTATAAAGAGAAATTATCTGTTATCGGTAACGGTGTAGTTGTAGATCCTGTTGCTTTATTGAAAGAATTAGATGGCTTAAATGAACGTGGAATAGCGACTGATAATCTGCGCATTTCTAACCGTGCTCACGTCATCCTTCCATACCACTTAAAACAAGACGAGCTTGAAGAAGCACGTCGTGGTGACAATAAAATCGGTACGACGAAAAAAGGTATCGGCCCAGCATACGTAGATAAAGCACAACGTATTGGTATTCGTATGGCAGATCTTTTAGATAAAGAAATTTTTGAACAGCGCTTAAAAGAAAATTTAGCATATAAAAATGATTATTTCCAAGGCATGTTTAAAGAAGCGGCACCATCATTTGATGAAATCTTTGAAACATACTACGCAGCAGGACAACGTCTTGCACCTTACGTCACTGATACAGCAAAAGTATTAGATGATGCATTTGTAGCGGATGAAAAAGTATTATTCGAAGGTGCGCAAGGTGTGATGTTAGACATCGACCACGGAACATATCCATTTGTAACGTCTAGTAACCCAGTAGCAGGTAACGTAACAGTTGGTACAGGGGTTGGCCCAACGCATGTTTCAAAAGTAGTAGGTGTATGTAAAGCTTATACATCTCGTGTAGGTGACGGTCCATTCCCAACTGAATTATTTAACGAAGAAGGCCATCACATTCGTGAAGTCGGTCGAGAATACGGTACAACAACAGGACGTCCACGTCGTGTAGGTTGGTTTGATTCTGTTGTTTTACGTCACTCACGCCGTGTAAGTGGGATTACAGATTTATCTATCAACTCTATCGATGTGTTAACTGGATTAGAGACAGTGAAAATCTGTACAGCTTACGAATTAGATGGTAAAGAAATCACAGAATATCCTGCAAACCTAAATGATTTAAAACGTTGTAAGCCAATTTTTGAAGAATTACCAGGTTGGACAGAAGATATTACAGGTGTACGTAGTTTAGATGAATTACCTGACAATGCACGTCGTTACTTAGAACGTATTGCAGAATTATGTAATGTGCATATTTCAATTTTCTCTGTAGGTCCTGACCGTAATCAAACAAATGTTGTAGAAGCGTTATGGGGTTAA
- a CDS encoding YrhK family protein, producing the protein MPKKLQPQLNFTEQKHAKSFIYKALYQLNDVILGLIFLIGSFLFFSESTVFQGTVLFVIGSLQMIIRPLIAMLHDLHMAMLDRKKDEVKKV; encoded by the coding sequence ATGCCTAAAAAATTACAACCGCAACTGAATTTCACTGAACAAAAACATGCGAAATCTTTCATATATAAAGCACTCTATCAATTGAACGATGTCATTCTCGGTCTCATTTTTTTAATAGGAAGTTTTTTATTCTTTTCAGAGTCTACTGTTTTTCAAGGTACTGTACTTTTCGTAATAGGAAGTCTCCAAATGATTATACGTCCGCTCATTGCTATGCTTCATGATTTACATATGGCAATGCTTGATCGTAAAAAAGATGAAGTGAAGAAAGTGTAA
- the yycF gene encoding response regulator YycF, translating into MARKVVVVDDEKPIADILEFNLKKEGYDVFVAYDGDDAVDLIYEKEPDIVLLDIMLPGQDGMEVCREVRKKYDMPIIMLTAKDSEIDKVLGLELGADDYVTKPFSTRELIARVKANLRRHYTQPTQDAEVQSNDITIKDIVIYPDAYSIKKRGEDIDLTHREFELFHYLANHMGQVMTREHLLQTVWGYDYFGDVRTVDVTIRRLREKIEDDPSHPDYIVTRRGVGYFLQQHD; encoded by the coding sequence ATGGCGAGAAAAGTAGTCGTAGTAGACGATGAAAAACCAATTGCGGATATATTAGAATTTAATTTGAAAAAGGAAGGTTATGACGTCTTTGTAGCATATGACGGTGATGATGCTGTAGATTTGATTTACGAAAAAGAGCCAGACATCGTTTTATTAGACATTATGCTGCCAGGACAAGACGGCATGGAAGTCTGCCGTGAAGTACGTAAAAAGTATGATATGCCAATTATTATGCTAACGGCGAAAGACTCTGAAATTGATAAAGTATTAGGCCTAGAATTAGGGGCGGATGACTATGTTACGAAGCCGTTTAGTACACGTGAATTAATCGCGCGTGTCAAAGCGAATTTACGACGTCACTATACACAACCGACACAAGATGCTGAAGTTCAATCGAATGACATTACGATTAAAGATATTGTGATTTATCCAGATGCGTATTCTATTAAAAAACGCGGCGAAGATATCGACTTAACACACCGTGAATTTGAATTATTTCATTATTTAGCGAATCATATGGGGCAAGTTATGACGCGTGAGCATTTACTTCAAACTGTATGGGGTTATGATTATTTTGGTGATGTACGTACAGTAGACGTAACGATTCGTCGCTTACGTGAAAAAATTGAAGATGATCCTTCTCACCCGGACTATATCGTTACACGTCGTGGTGTAGGATACTTTCTTCAACAACACGATTAG
- the walK gene encoding cell wall metabolism sensor histidine kinase WalK, with the protein MKWLKQFQSLHTKLVIVYVLLIIIGMQIIGLYFTNSLEKEMTDTFKTNISQNAKQIELSIEKIYADENGTTNTQKDIQNLLNEYANRNEMIEIRFIDTDQIILATSKQSHRHMINQKANESSIQKALSLGQENSDTVLKDYGEGKQRVWVKNMPVTTSKGIIGDIYIESNINQVYDQLSNINQIFIIGTVISLIITVVLGFFIARTITKPITDMRNQTVEMSKGNYTQRVKIYGNDEIGELALAFNNLSKRVQEAQANTESEKRRLDSVITHMSDGIIATDRRGRVRIINDMALKMLGKMKEDVTGQHVFDILDLRDTYTLEELSENHDSFLLDINEEEGIIARVNFSNIVQHTGFVTGYIAVLHDVTEQQQVENERREFVANVSHELRTPLTSMNSYIEALEEGAWKDESIAPQFLSVTREETERMIRLVNDLLHLSKMDNETEQITKEIVDFNMFINKIINRHEMAAKDTTFVRDIPKQSIFTEIDPDKMTQVFDNVITNAIKYSRGEKRVEFHVKQNAVHNRLTVRIKDNGIGIPINKVDKIFDRFFRVDKARTRKMGGTGLGLAISKEIVEAHNGRIWANSVEGQGTSIFITLPCEIIEDGDWDAD; encoded by the coding sequence ATGAAGTGGTTAAAACAATTTCAATCCCTTCACACTAAGCTCGTTATTGTTTATGTTTTACTTATCATTATCGGTATGCAAATTATCGGTCTTTATTTTACCAATAGCCTTGAAAAGGAAATGACCGATACATTTAAAACAAATATTTCCCAAAATGCGAAACAAATAGAGCTCAGTATTGAGAAAATATATGCGGATGAAAATGGAACCACGAATACACAAAAAGACATTCAAAATTTATTGAATGAATATGCGAACCGCAATGAAATGATTGAAATTCGCTTCATCGATACCGATCAAATCATATTGGCGACGTCAAAACAGTCTCATCGCCATATGATTAATCAAAAAGCAAATGAAAGTTCAATTCAAAAAGCACTGTCACTTGGGCAAGAAAACTCCGATACAGTGCTTAAAGATTATGGGGAAGGTAAACAGCGTGTTTGGGTTAAAAACATGCCTGTGACTACAAGCAAAGGGATTATTGGTGATATTTACATTGAATCTAATATCAATCAAGTTTATGACCAATTAAGCAACATTAACCAAATCTTTATTATTGGAACGGTAATTTCACTCATTATTACGGTAGTACTAGGGTTCTTTATTGCGCGTACAATTACAAAACCGATTACAGATATGCGTAACCAAACTGTAGAGATGTCCAAAGGGAACTACACACAACGTGTAAAAATCTATGGTAATGACGAGATTGGTGAGTTGGCACTGGCATTCAATAACTTGTCCAAACGTGTGCAAGAAGCACAAGCGAATACAGAGAGTGAAAAACGACGTCTAGACTCTGTCATCACCCATATGAGCGATGGTATTATTGCGACAGACCGACGTGGTCGCGTGCGTATTATTAATGATATGGCACTAAAAATGCTCGGTAAAATGAAAGAAGATGTTACGGGGCAACACGTTTTTGATATTTTAGACTTACGTGATACGTATACATTAGAAGAACTCAGCGAAAACCATGACAGTTTTCTACTTGATATTAACGAAGAAGAAGGCATTATTGCACGTGTGAATTTTAGTAACATCGTGCAACATACAGGCTTTGTCACAGGGTACATCGCAGTACTTCATGATGTTACGGAACAACAACAAGTTGAAAATGAACGTCGCGAGTTCGTTGCGAATGTATCGCACGAATTGCGTACACCGTTGACTTCTATGAACAGTTATATCGAAGCTTTAGAAGAAGGTGCTTGGAAAGATGAGTCAATAGCGCCACAATTTTTATCTGTTACACGCGAAGAAACAGAGCGTATGATTCGACTCGTTAACGATCTTCTTCATTTATCTAAAATGGATAATGAAACAGAACAAATCACAAAAGAAATTGTTGATTTTAATATGTTTATTAATAAAATAATTAACCGTCATGAAATGGCAGCGAAAGATACAACATTTGTGCGTGACATTCCTAAACAATCTATCTTTACAGAAATTGATCCAGATAAGATGACACAAGTATTCGACAATGTAATCACTAATGCGATTAAGTATTCACGGGGTGAAAAACGTGTTGAGTTTCACGTGAAACAAAACGCTGTACATAATCGTTTAACCGTTCGTATTAAAGATAATGGGATTGGGATTCCAATTAATAAGGTGGACAAAATATTCGATCGCTTTTTCCGTGTCGATAAAGCACGTACACGAAAAATGGGAGGTACGGGACTTGGTCTTGCGATTTCAAAAGAAATTGTGGAAGCACATAATGGACGCATTTGGGCGAATAGTGTTGAAGGTCAAGGAACGTCCATATTTATTACATTACCTTGTGAAATTATAGAAGATGGTGATTGGGATGCAGACTAA
- a CDS encoding YycH family regulatory protein: MQTKELIKSIILGILVLTSIILTVMIWNFSPDVKDTYSDTQKESTKAIGARYDKDAVQVMTPLQMVHVHRDKIEGAAATPYVNSLVNIFHQQHISKVEEFQNDNVLSLDALSNNLIVLDYPTDTPLAMYLNEVMNVPAKVPSNFKFNRIVLDIGKRNHVDVYAIDAQRQRAIKMSTDVPVAKVNKHLNHMSTNLEPYTDILTDQTTVNKATYLYAPKAPKDLRTYRTIFSNINVEDLNSILFDDTPIVRATKSGNTTYNNNTGMVNYDANNETYSYTNLSEDEHSTRDMNVSIPRTFDYINKHGGFTDDFRLFKANSEKGEMVYQMFVNGRPIFDSTIRNQIRVIWGERGIFEYSRGLLKTNVTVDNGEKPKALPEAEEVRSDLASNGGVDFSKVQQMVVGYRMITNDASSDGLEIQHNSQFVPTWYIKYNGGWYEFKNGELIKP, from the coding sequence ATGCAGACTAAAGAGCTCATCAAATCCATCATTTTAGGCATACTGGTTTTAACGAGTATTATTTTAACTGTGATGATATGGAATTTCTCTCCTGATGTTAAAGATACGTACAGTGATACACAAAAAGAAAGTACTAAAGCAATTGGGGCGCGTTACGATAAAGATGCCGTTCAAGTCATGACGCCGTTACAAATGGTACATGTGCACCGAGATAAAATTGAAGGAGCTGCGGCGACACCGTATGTGAATAGTTTAGTAAATATTTTTCATCAGCAGCACATTTCAAAAGTTGAAGAATTTCAAAATGATAACGTCCTTTCGTTAGATGCATTAAGCAATAATTTAATCGTTTTAGACTACCCGACAGACACCCCGCTTGCGATGTATTTGAATGAAGTGATGAATGTGCCAGCAAAAGTACCTTCAAATTTCAAATTTAATCGGATTGTTTTAGATATAGGGAAACGGAACCATGTCGATGTTTATGCGATAGATGCGCAACGTCAACGTGCGATCAAAATGTCAACAGATGTTCCAGTAGCGAAAGTAAACAAACATTTGAATCATATGTCTACGAATTTAGAGCCGTATACTGATATTCTTACAGATCAAACGACAGTCAATAAAGCCACTTATTTATACGCACCGAAAGCGCCAAAAGATTTGCGTACGTACCGCACGATTTTTAGTAATATCAATGTCGAAGATTTAAATTCCATTTTATTTGATGATACACCGATTGTACGTGCGACAAAAAGTGGCAATACGACGTATAATAACAACACTGGTATGGTGAATTATGATGCAAATAATGAAACGTACAGTTATACGAACTTGTCTGAAGATGAACACAGTACACGCGATATGAATGTGAGCATTCCTAGAACATTCGATTACATCAACAAACATGGTGGTTTCACAGATGATTTTCGTTTATTTAAAGCAAATAGCGAAAAAGGTGAAATGGTGTACCAAATGTTTGTGAATGGTCGACCTATATTTGACTCGACAATTCGAAATCAAATTCGAGTGATTTGGGGAGAACGTGGTATTTTTGAATACAGTCGTGGTTTGCTTAAAACCAATGTGACGGTAGATAACGGAGAGAAACCAAAAGCCTTGCCAGAAGCTGAAGAAGTGCGTTCTGATTTAGCGAGTAATGGTGGTGTTGATTTTTCTAAAGTTCAACAAATGGTTGTCGGTTATCGCATGATTACTAATGATGCTTCAAGTGACGGTCTCGAAATTCAACACAATAGTCAATTTGTACCAACTTGGTATATTAAATACAATGGTGGCTGGTATGAATTTAAAAACGGGGAGTTGATTAAACCATGA
- a CDS encoding two-component system regulatory protein YycI, which yields MNWKRAKTLFIVVFFLTNLCLIYIYVDKVNKSHVNDSENDNAVNFEQEDIKLPKDMPKVDNVKMQLITADSHDFESEAKDDDHAEVSKDGFTLTQKMSNAVNVSQDPISTLKPYIDANIYGGSEYQYHETQKGKIIYEQTYDGFPIMNNNRARLSIDVDGNKTKSLTQAKMEDIRPSKGENNKPRNVISAREAIEALYYNQYLKSGQSVDSIRLGYYTVVKETNVQVLQANWEITVSKQGKSHTYYVEAVSSNPQITE from the coding sequence ATGAACTGGAAACGTGCTAAAACCCTTTTCATCGTCGTCTTCTTCCTGACCAACCTCTGTTTAATCTATATTTACGTCGATAAAGTGAATAAGTCTCACGTAAACGATTCAGAGAATGACAATGCCGTCAATTTCGAACAAGAAGATATTAAGCTACCGAAAGATATGCCAAAAGTGGATAATGTGAAAATGCAATTGATTACTGCTGATTCACATGACTTTGAAAGTGAAGCGAAAGATGATGATCATGCAGAAGTCAGCAAAGATGGTTTCACACTCACGCAAAAAATGTCTAACGCTGTTAATGTAAGCCAAGACCCCATTTCGACATTAAAACCTTACATTGATGCGAATATTTATGGTGGTAGTGAATACCAATACCATGAGACGCAAAAAGGAAAAATCATTTATGAACAAACGTACGACGGTTTTCCAATCATGAACAATAACCGCGCACGTCTCTCAATTGACGTAGACGGCAATAAAACGAAATCCTTAACGCAAGCGAAGATGGAAGACATCCGTCCGTCTAAAGGAGAAAATAATAAACCACGTAATGTCATCAGCGCACGTGAAGCGATTGAAGCATTGTATTACAATCAATACCTTAAATCGGGTCAATCTGTTGATAGTATTCGACTTGGTTATTATACGGTAGTGAAAGAAACCAATGTTCAAGTTTTACAGGCTAACTGGGAAATTACTGTAAGTAAACAAGGAAAATCCCATACGTATTACGTTGAAGCGGTATCTTCAAATCCGCAAATTACAGAATAA